A genome region from Procambarus clarkii isolate CNS0578487 unplaced genomic scaffold, FALCON_Pclarkii_2.0 HiC_scaffold_1479, whole genome shotgun sequence includes the following:
- the LOC138362229 gene encoding piggyBac transposable element-derived protein 4-like, whose product MDSDHEQGPSRKKIAKERREKQKLSSVQEKYKHVRLTPSKFQAVFDDLSGSSSDETDVGIDTDASSEHLETETADEDFESDESEDSEESEVEIATHARRGTGARARARHTTRTTRTPAPTDSDDGWCSDNTAPFVDNFTGTPGLTVPVPTTVLGFIQLFLTQKLLKYIAYETNLYASQNKAGTGQSTKHRWQPVTVKEIARYMGLTILMGICPLPRLRMYWQTGRFWHIPCFNTFMTGKRFEMIAKYFHVYNNKSIPPGQGVDKLIKVRSLMQYLLNRFKRIYIPNKNLSLDEGTMPWRGRLSFKTYNPNKPDKYGIKLYMLAEATSGYIYDFEIYSGVGKKTIDTVMALIEPLKDKGYHLYMDNYYNSVRLSEALLQVGVYTCGTLRLQRGAPKSLQMQAKGKVPIDKTLFKRKDNTFIILWKDKRIVSLITNCHNAETQQVQRRKRVRNRDGTTSVQQVTVNKPNAICDYNTNMKDRKKLTLLHFHEQVIAALLFCKSSNWPEEDDDIPHAADVNATGPNVATPGPSTPRPPTAGPSGVRRPLFTSPVPADLPSSSESGDEAVIITSGASAATRPRIVDNPDRLKRNLSHTQVKIQKRLRCRVCKLSGKRKDTHYKCKTCDVALCPAPCYSKYHRKRKFWADKQ is encoded by the exons atggatagtgatcatgaacaaggcccttccaggaagaaaattgcaaaAGAAAGGCGTGAAAAGCAGAAGCTGAGTAGTGTACAGGAGAAGTACAAGCATGTGAGACTAACTCCCTCAAAGTTTCAGGCTGTATTTGACGATTTGTCTGGGTCATCTAGTGATGAAACTGATGTTGGTATTGATACTGATGCAAGTAGTGAACATTTAGAAACAGAGACGGCCGATGAGGATTTTGAAAGTGATGAAAGTGAGGACAGTGAGGAGTCTGAGGTCGAGATTGCCACTCATGCACGGCGTGGTACTGGAGCTCGTGCTAGAGCCAGACATACCACACGTACCACACGTACCCCAGCACCAACAGATTCTGATGATGGATGGTGTAGTGACAATACTGCACCCTTTGTGGACAATTTTACAGgtacaccaggcttgactgttccTGTACCTACCACTGTTCTTGGATTCATTCAACTCTTTCTGACACAAAAATTACTGAAATATATTGCCTATGAAACAAATTTATATGCTTCCCAAAATAAGGCAGGTACTGGGCAAAGTACAAAGCATAGATGGCAACCAGTGACAGTGAAGGAAATTGCTAGATATATGGGACTGACGATCTTGATGGGTATTTGCCCGTTGCCAAGACTTAGAATGTATTGGCAAACAGGCAGATTCTGGCACATACCTTGTTTCAACACCTTCATGACAGGTAAGCGATTTGAAATGATTGCTAAATATTtccatgtttataacaataagtcCATACCACCAGGCCAAGGAGTTGACAAACTTATCAAAGTTCGCTCACTCATGCAATATCTCCTGAATAGATTCAAGAGAATATACATTCCCAATAAAAATTTGAGTTTGGATGAAGGGACAATGCCATGGCGTGGCCGTCTATCTTTCAAGACCTATAATCCCAATAAACCAGATAAATACGGAATAAAGCTCTACATGCTAGCTGAAGCCACCAGTGGCTACATTTATGATTTTGAAATCTATTCAGGAGTTGGGAAAAAGACGATTGACACAGTTATGGCCTTGATTGAACCACTGAAGGATAaaggttaccatttatatatggacaaCTATTACAATTCGGTCAGATTGAGTGAGGCACTACTTCAAGTAGgggtatacacctgtggtaccctCAGACTGCAGCGTGGTGCACCTAAATCCCTTCAGATGCAAGCAAAGGGTAAAGTGCCAATAGATAAAACTTTATTCAAACGCAAAGACAATACTTTCATAATTTTGTGGAAAGATAAACGAATTGTTTCACTCATAACAAATTGCCACAATGCAGAAACACAACAGGTTCAACGCAGAAAACGAGTACGGAATCGTGATGGAACAACCTCAGTGCAGCaggtaactgtcaacaagccgaatgcaatctgtgactacaatacaaacatgaaag ATAGAAAGAAACTGACATTACTCCATTTCCATGAACAAGTCATCGCTGCACTATTGTTCTGTAAGTCTAGTAACTGGCCTGAGGAAGATGATGACATCCCACATGCTGCTGATGTCAATGCCACTGGACCCAATGTTGCAACACCAggaccatcaacacccagacctCCAACAGCAGGACCTTCAGGTGTGAGGCGCCCACTATTCACTTCACCTGTACCTGCAGACTTACCTTCATCATCTGAGTCAGGAGACGAGGCTGTGATTATCACTAGTGGTGCTTCTGCTGCAACAAGACCCCGTATTGTGGATAATCCAGACCGCCTCAAAAGAAACTTGTCCCATACCCAAGTAAAGATACAGAAACGTCTGAGGTGTCGTGTGTGCAAATTGTCGGGTAAAAGGAAGGACACACACTATAAGTGCAAGACGTGTGATGTGGCATTGTGTCCTGCACCATGCTACAGCAAATACCATCGAAAGAGAAAATTCTGGGCCGATAAGCAGTAA